The following are from one region of the Scylla paramamosain isolate STU-SP2022 chromosome 45, ASM3559412v1, whole genome shotgun sequence genome:
- the LOC135094527 gene encoding cuticle protein 19-like, which produces MFSKIALVVVVVVAVVNVVEGDTVPFLSHGHGFGHGHGHGHGHGHGHLVPAVHHAAIPYDFGYGVTDPHTGTDFGHTQNSDGNVVSGVYYVLLPDGRRQVVRYTADHVHGFQAQVSYEGGHLH; this is translated from the exons ATGTTCAGTAAG atcgctttggtggtggtggtggtggtggctgtggtgaatGTGGTAGAAGGTGATACAGTACCTTTCCTATCCCACGGACACGGATTCGGACACGGACACGGCCACGGACACGGACACGGACACGGACACCTGGTCCCCGCCGTGCACCAT GCGGCCATCCCCTATGACTTTGGCTACGGGGTGACGGATCCACACACTGGCACTGACTTCGGCCACACGCAAAATTCAGACGGTAACGTTGTGAGCGGTGTTTACTACGTGCTGCTGCCAGATGGTCGCCGCCAGGTGGTGCGCTACACAGCAGACCACGTCCACGGATTTCAAGCTCAG GTGTCCTACGAGGGCGGCCACCTGCACTAG
- the LOC135094285 gene encoding uncharacterized protein LOC135094285 isoform X1: MFLVVEFCQSQEVVVIPELWTSRRRSSTLWPPYQSAVQLNEAIRSQEAPSKEWVSHAIRTIHTADSYSKARRKMIQIGRQWTGGNSFVAVRRSERLKRAASQHSEAQEGHPAPKRRRTSNTQAASDAPTDGTAHREPPPPPQPARKSLRVRRPPPQAPPQQQQTRRSRRTHPPSLSSRRSQHPRPRPSPPTSRGLVLVLARLHKSLSECVDIFIALDKQIRYLNVVLRLLNALKKYVMLQEILAKLPDILDGIMERVSLSDQVPYMERIPELVVREIIWFVQREAEVDSEDEEEEPSVPREE, translated from the exons ATGTTTCTGGTGGTGGAATTCTGCCAGTCTCAGGAAGTGGTGGTCATCCCTGAGTTGTGGACCAGCAGACGGCGGAGCAGCACACTCTGGCCGCCCTACCAGTCCGCCGTGCAGCTCAACGAAGCCATCCGCTCCCAGGAGGCCCCCAGCAAGGAGTGGGTCAGCCATGCCATCCGAACCATCCACACAGCAG ACTCTTACAGCAAGGCACGGCGCAAAATGATCCAAATTGGGCGGCAGTGGACCGGCGGTAACAGCTTTGTGGCAGTGCGGCGCTCAGAGAGACTCAAGAG GGCAGCAAGCCAGCACAGTGAGGCACAGGAGGGCCATCCGGCACCCAAGCGGAGGAGGACCAGTAACACACAAGCTGCCAGTGATGCTCCAACAGATGGCACAGCACACAGGgagcccccaccaccaccacagcctgcacGAAAAAGCCTGAGAGTGCGCCGACCCCCACCACaggcaccaccacaacaacaacaaacaagaaggTCGCGCCGCACACACCCACCATCGTTGTCCTCACGCAGGTCACAGCATCCACGgccccgcccctcgccgccAACCTCCCGCGGACTGGTGCTTGTCCTGGCCAGGCTTCACAAGTctttgagtgagtgtgtggataTATTTATTGCCCTGG ACAAACAAATCCGCTATCTCAATGTAGTCCTACGCCTGCTCAACGCCCTCAAGAAGTACGTGATGCTGCAGGAAATTCTCGCCAAGTTGCCGGATATTTTGGACGGGATAATGGAAAGGGTGTCGTTGTCGGACCAGGTTCCCTACATGGAAAGGATCCCAGAACTTGTGGTGCGAGAGATCATCTGGTTTGTGCAGAGAGAGGCCGAGGTGGACAgcgaggatgaggaagaggagcccAGTGTCCCCAGGGAGGAGTAa
- the LOC135094285 gene encoding sterile alpha motif domain-containing protein 1-like isoform X2, whose protein sequence is MFLVVEFCQSQEVVVIPELWTSRRRSSTLWPPYQSAVQLNEAIRSQEAPSKEWVSHAIRTIHTADSYSKARRKMIQIGRQWTGGNSFVAVRRSERLKRAASQHSEAQEGHPAPKRRRTSNTQAASDAPTDGTAHREPPPPPQPARKSLRVRRPPPQAPPQQQQTRRSRRTHPPSLSSRRSQHPRPRPSPPTSRGLVLVLARLHKSLNKQIRYLNVVLRLLNALKKYVMLQEILAKLPDILDGIMERVSLSDQVPYMERIPELVVREIIWFVQREAEVDSEDEEEEPSVPREE, encoded by the exons ATGTTTCTGGTGGTGGAATTCTGCCAGTCTCAGGAAGTGGTGGTCATCCCTGAGTTGTGGACCAGCAGACGGCGGAGCAGCACACTCTGGCCGCCCTACCAGTCCGCCGTGCAGCTCAACGAAGCCATCCGCTCCCAGGAGGCCCCCAGCAAGGAGTGGGTCAGCCATGCCATCCGAACCATCCACACAGCAG ACTCTTACAGCAAGGCACGGCGCAAAATGATCCAAATTGGGCGGCAGTGGACCGGCGGTAACAGCTTTGTGGCAGTGCGGCGCTCAGAGAGACTCAAGAG GGCAGCAAGCCAGCACAGTGAGGCACAGGAGGGCCATCCGGCACCCAAGCGGAGGAGGACCAGTAACACACAAGCTGCCAGTGATGCTCCAACAGATGGCACAGCACACAGGgagcccccaccaccaccacagcctgcacGAAAAAGCCTGAGAGTGCGCCGACCCCCACCACaggcaccaccacaacaacaacaaacaagaaggTCGCGCCGCACACACCCACCATCGTTGTCCTCACGCAGGTCACAGCATCCACGgccccgcccctcgccgccAACCTCCCGCGGACTGGTGCTTGTCCTGGCCAGGCTTCACAAGTctttga ACAAACAAATCCGCTATCTCAATGTAGTCCTACGCCTGCTCAACGCCCTCAAGAAGTACGTGATGCTGCAGGAAATTCTCGCCAAGTTGCCGGATATTTTGGACGGGATAATGGAAAGGGTGTCGTTGTCGGACCAGGTTCCCTACATGGAAAGGATCCCAGAACTTGTGGTGCGAGAGATCATCTGGTTTGTGCAGAGAGAGGCCGAGGTGGACAgcgaggatgaggaagaggagcccAGTGTCCCCAGGGAGGAGTAa